From Halorientalis litorea:
GGCTTCGGCGCGTTGCCGTCGCGACGGCAACGGCGGCACCGTCGGACGTGGGCGGCGCGAAGAAAGCGGTGATCGAAGGCCGTGGTCGCTACTCGAGGTCGAACCGGTCGGCCTGCATCACCTTGCGCCACGCGTCCACGAAGTCTTGGATCAACTGCTCTTCGCCGTCCTCGGAGGCGTAGACTTCTGCGATGGCCCGGAGTTCGTCGTGTGACCCGAAGATGAGGTCGACACGGGTGCCGCGCCAGTTCAGTTCGCTCGTCTCACGGTCGTACCCTTCGTAGACGTGGTCTGACTCCGGTGACTGCTGCCACTCCGTGCCCATGTCCAGCAGGTTGACGAAGAAGTCGTTCGTCAGCGTGCCCGGCTGGTCGGTCAAGACACCGAGGTCGGAGTTCTGGTAAGTCGCACCCAGTGCGCGCATCCCGCCGACGAGTGCCGTCATCTCGTCCGGCGTCAGGTCGAGCAAGTCGGCCTCGTCGATCAGCACTTCCTCGGCCGGTCTGTCGATGTCGTCTTCGATGTAGTTGCGGAACCCGTCGACCTCCGGTTTGAGTGCCTCGAAGGACTCCACATCGGTCTGCTCCGCGGTGGCGTCCGTTCGGCCCGGTTCGAAGGGAACCTCGACGTCGTAGCCAGCCTCGGCGGCCGCTTGTTCGACGGCGGCGTTCCCGCCCAGCACGATGAGGTCAGCGAGCGAGACGCGCGTCCCGTCCGAACGGGACTCGTTGAACTCCGCCTGAATCTCTTCGTAGGTTTCGAGGACCGTCTCGAGCTCCGCAGGTTCGTTGACTTCCCAGCTCCGCTGGGGCTCCAGTCGGATGCGGGCACCGTTAGCACCGCCGCGCTTGTCGCTGTCGCGGTAGGTCGACGCCGACGCCCACGCGGTCTTGACCAACTGCGTACGGGACAGCTCCGAATCGAGAATCTGCTCTTTGAGCAGGTCTATCTCCTCGTCGCCGACCAGCGTGTAGTCGGCGTCGGGAATCGGGTCCTGCCAGACCATCGTCTCCTCGGGAACCTCCGGGCCGAGGAACCGCTCCGGCGGCCCCATGTCGCGGTGGGTCAGCTTGTACCAGGCCTTCGCGAAGGCCATGCCGAACTCCATGGGGTTCTCTTGGAAGGTTTCCATAATCTCGCGGTACTCCGGGTCACGCTTCAGCGCGATGTCCGTCGTCAGCATCATCGGCGTGACTTCCTCGTCGGGGTTCTGTGCGTCCGGGGCCGTCTCGACTTCCTCGGGTTTTTTTGGCGTCCACTGCCAGGCACCGCCGGGACCCGTCTCAGGTTCCCACTCGTACTCGAGCAGGTTGTCGACGTAGCCCATGTCCCACTCGGTCGGCGAGGACGTCCACGGGCCCTCGATGCCGCTGGTCGTGACGCCCTCCTCCGCGGCCGTCTCCCCGTCCTGCCAGCCGAGACCCATGTTCTCGATGGGAGCCTCCTCGGGGTCGGGGCCGTGCGCGTTCTCCGTGCTGTCGGCACCGTGGACCTTGCCGAAGGTGTGCCCGCCGGCGATGAGCGCGGCGGTCTGTTTGTCGTTCATCGCCATGCGGGAGAAGGTCTGGCGGATGTTCTTCGCCGAGGCCATCGGGTCCGGTTGGCCGTCGGGACCTTCGGGGTTCACGTAGATGAGACCCATCACGGAGGCACCGAGCCCCTCCTGAATCCCGCCGGCTTCAGCGAAACGTTCCTGAGTTTCGAGTTCCTTCTCGGGCCCCCAATCGACGGCTTCGTCCGGTTCGAAGTCGTCTTCGCGCCCGCCGGCGAAGCCGAACGTCTGGAACCCCATCGATTCGACGGCGACGTTCCCTGCGAGAATCAGCAGGTCGGCCCACGAGAGCTTGCGGCCGTACTTCTGTTTGACCGGCCAGAGCAGACGGCGTGCCTTGTCGAGGTTGGCGTTGTCCGGCCAGCTACTGATGGGGGCGAACCGCTGTCGGCCGCCGGCCGCGCCGCCGCGGCCGTCGTACGCGCGGTACGTACCGGCACTGTGCCACGCCATCCGAATCATCAGCGGGCCGTAGTGACTGTAGTCGGCCGGCCACCAGTCCTTTGGCTCCGTGATGGCGTCTTCGATGTCCGCTTTGACCGCTTCGAGGTCGAGTTTCTGGAACTCCTCGGCGTAGTCGAAGTCCTCGTCCATCGGTCCGGCGTCGCGGGCGTTCTGTTCGAGAGGGGCCAGACTCAAGCGGTCCGGCCACCACTCCCTGTTCGTTCGGCGTCCGCTCGGGGTTGGGCTCGTATTGTCGCTCGACATTGGGTGTTCAAGCGAAGGCTAGCTCTTGTCGAATACAAATCTTTGGTTGTTCGATTCTATGTTTTTCTGAATGGACACCAAAGGTCCGTTCAGAGAGCGCAAACCCCGAGACAGTCTTAGGGGTCCGCTGGAACTTACTCGTCGTCGGCGTCGGTCGCCGGGTCGTTAGTCTCGGAGTCGAGTTCTCCGTTGGGTTCGGGCGTCTCGACGCCCTCGACGGCCTCAGCAGTTGCAGTGTCTTTGGGTGTGTCGACGTGCCAGCGGTCGACCGAGGACTCGTAGTCGGCCAACTTGTTCGAGACGCGTATCTTCAGGTCGTCGTCGTTGACGTTCACCTCGAAGACGTACTCGGGTGCCTCGTCGGACCCGACCCGGCGGAGGTTGGCACTGACGAGGGCGTTGTCGAAGTAGTACGGCGCGATTTGGGTCATCACGTTCTTGTAGACGGCTCCCTCGACGGCGCGGAGGGCCTTCCGCCCGGCCGAGTCCGCGGCGCGCGCGACGTAATCGAGTGACTCGCCCCACTTGTCGACCGCCTCGTCGGGGTCCTCGTCGAGTTTCTCGTAGGACTCGGAGAGTTTCTCGCCCGCAGTCTGGAGGTCCTCGTCGACATCCGCGCCGGCTTTCTCACCCTCACCCTCCGCGACACTCGCCTTTTCGGCCGTCTTCTCGTTCACGTCCTCGTCGAGTCGTTC
This genomic window contains:
- the katG gene encoding catalase/peroxidase HPI, which produces MSSDNTSPTPSGRRTNREWWPDRLSLAPLEQNARDAGPMDEDFDYAEEFQKLDLEAVKADIEDAITEPKDWWPADYSHYGPLMIRMAWHSAGTYRAYDGRGGAAGGRQRFAPISSWPDNANLDKARRLLWPVKQKYGRKLSWADLLILAGNVAVESMGFQTFGFAGGREDDFEPDEAVDWGPEKELETQERFAEAGGIQEGLGASVMGLIYVNPEGPDGQPDPMASAKNIRQTFSRMAMNDKQTAALIAGGHTFGKVHGADSTENAHGPDPEEAPIENMGLGWQDGETAAEEGVTTSGIEGPWTSSPTEWDMGYVDNLLEYEWEPETGPGGAWQWTPKKPEEVETAPDAQNPDEEVTPMMLTTDIALKRDPEYREIMETFQENPMEFGMAFAKAWYKLTHRDMGPPERFLGPEVPEETMVWQDPIPDADYTLVGDEEIDLLKEQILDSELSRTQLVKTAWASASTYRDSDKRGGANGARIRLEPQRSWEVNEPAELETVLETYEEIQAEFNESRSDGTRVSLADLIVLGGNAAVEQAAAEAGYDVEVPFEPGRTDATAEQTDVESFEALKPEVDGFRNYIEDDIDRPAEEVLIDEADLLDLTPDEMTALVGGMRALGATYQNSDLGVLTDQPGTLTNDFFVNLLDMGTEWQQSPESDHVYEGYDRETSELNWRGTRVDLIFGSHDELRAIAEVYASEDGEEQLIQDFVDAWRKVMQADRFDLE
- a CDS encoding DUF5828 family protein, producing the protein MEESVSGFKQRGRWVDVVEHGERLTRALKDAADDADVAVDSADIAEFDDWRPKTDERLDEDVNEKTAEKASVAEGEGEKAGADVDEDLQTAGEKLSESYEKLDEDPDEAVDKWGESLDYVARAADSAGRKALRAVEGAVYKNVMTQIAPYYFDNALVSANLRRVGSDEAPEYVFEVNVNDDDLKIRVSNKLADYESSVDRWHVDTPKDTATAEAVEGVETPEPNGELDSETNDPATDADDE